The following are encoded in a window of Cycloclasticus pugetii PS-1 genomic DNA:
- a CDS encoding ATP-binding cassette domain-containing protein, with amino-acid sequence MAIELTNIRFHYPAQPEQNILNIPHWSLASEERIFLHGPSGSGKSTLLSLLSGLLPPSDGQLNVLGQPLDKMSGRQRDRFRAAHIGYVFQQFNLVPYLSPVDNILLATRFAKRQSSIDLNEETQELLNALHIAKKEWYRPTRELSIGQQQRVAIARALINKPRLLMADEPTSSLDMKNRDAFMDLLMTIVADNNMTLLFVSHDLSLSSYFENVESLHDINQLGGSASC; translated from the coding sequence ATGGCCATTGAGCTCACCAATATCCGCTTTCACTACCCGGCACAGCCTGAGCAGAATATATTAAATATTCCCCATTGGTCTTTAGCTAGCGAAGAGCGGATATTTTTACACGGCCCTTCAGGTAGTGGCAAATCAACTTTACTGAGCCTGTTGAGTGGTTTACTTCCGCCGAGCGATGGACAGTTGAACGTTCTTGGCCAACCTTTAGATAAAATGAGCGGCCGACAGCGTGATCGCTTCCGTGCTGCGCATATCGGTTATGTATTCCAGCAGTTTAATTTGGTTCCCTACCTCAGTCCAGTCGACAATATCTTGTTGGCGACTCGGTTTGCAAAACGACAGTCCTCAATCGACCTAAACGAAGAAACTCAAGAGCTATTAAATGCATTGCACATCGCCAAGAAAGAATGGTACCGCCCTACCCGCGAGCTAAGTATTGGGCAACAGCAACGCGTTGCCATTGCCCGCGCTTTGATCAACAAACCGCGTTTACTGATGGCTGATGAACCTACCTCTTCGCTAGACATGAAAAATAGAGACGCCTTTATGGACTTGTTAATGACGATAGTGGCTGATAACAACATGACATTACTGTTCGTCAGCCATGACCTTAGCTTATCCAGTTATTTTGAGAATGTTGAATCTTTGCATGATATCAATCAATTAGGGGGTTCAGCCTCATGCTAG
- a CDS encoding DUF3299 domain-containing protein, with translation MPKLLNVTFFIFATLTLLACEMPDSEVVNEAIDPVLRPEVVESPTKQPLITDKPEQATLSESSFKTIEWTKLMPKEDLEILLNPPSYINDIEDGSFEDQISSQVANALAAASDDPYQQALSSTRIVQEMDGQAIRIPGFIVPLEFDDEQTITQFFLVPFFGACIHVPPPPPNQIIFVNYPKGLKVEALYDPFWVSGIVKTSLVENEVATAAYSMQMQSFELYSE, from the coding sequence ATGCCTAAACTATTAAACGTAACGTTTTTTATATTCGCCACATTGACGCTCTTAGCATGTGAGATGCCAGATAGTGAGGTTGTTAACGAAGCAATAGATCCAGTATTGAGGCCAGAAGTAGTAGAGTCGCCAACTAAGCAACCGTTAATAACTGATAAGCCTGAACAGGCAACACTGTCAGAATCGAGCTTCAAAACCATTGAATGGACGAAGTTGATGCCGAAAGAAGACTTAGAAATACTTCTTAATCCGCCTAGCTACATAAACGATATTGAAGATGGTTCATTTGAAGATCAGATTAGTAGCCAAGTTGCTAATGCCCTTGCTGCTGCTAGTGATGATCCCTATCAACAGGCACTCTCTTCAACACGGATTGTTCAGGAAATGGATGGGCAAGCGATTCGAATTCCAGGCTTTATTGTGCCCTTAGAGTTTGATGATGAACAAACCATCACTCAGTTTTTTCTAGTACCTTTTTTTGGTGCCTGCATTCATGTGCCGCCACCACCACCTAATCAAATTATTTTTGTAAACTACCCAAAAGGCTTAAAAGTAGAGGCTTTGTATGACCCTTTCTGGGTATCGGGTATTGTAAAAACATCGCTTGTTGAAAATGAGGTGGCAACAGCCGCTTACAGCATGCAGATGCAATCATTTGAGCTTTACTCAGAATAA
- a CDS encoding CobW family GTP-binding protein, with protein MSSESGNIQAVPTNIITGFLGVGKTSAILHLLKCKPNDERWAVLINEFGEIGVDGSVVAGQHSTDEGIFIREVPGGCMCCAAGLPMQTALNQLLAKAKPDRLLIEPTGLGHPKEVLQALSMEYYQEVLSLQKTITLVDARNLSDSRYTQHETFNQQIAIADTVVGNKLDLYQDTDKANLIAYVKQRGQTNTRVIFTQHGEIPFSALQGSTSSSYQASLPHHHASGSKPLVSEADIPACGFLKAINEGEGYKSIGWRFSPHKVFQREKLLVFLTGLQVERMKAVFITEAGFFAYNLANDTLTEIGLDECLESRIEIISDSLDDALEPQLMACIAD; from the coding sequence ATGAGCTCTGAAAGCGGTAACATTCAAGCCGTTCCCACCAACATCATTACAGGCTTTTTAGGTGTTGGAAAAACCTCTGCAATTTTGCATTTACTTAAATGCAAACCAAACGATGAACGCTGGGCGGTATTAATCAATGAATTTGGAGAAATTGGTGTCGACGGCAGTGTTGTAGCCGGTCAACATTCAACCGACGAGGGGATTTTCATTCGTGAAGTACCCGGAGGCTGCATGTGTTGTGCTGCCGGCTTACCTATGCAAACTGCCTTAAACCAACTCTTAGCGAAAGCTAAACCAGATCGTTTACTGATTGAACCCACCGGGCTCGGACACCCTAAAGAAGTATTGCAGGCGCTTTCTATGGAGTATTATCAGGAGGTCTTGTCTTTGCAGAAAACTATTACCTTGGTGGATGCAAGAAACTTGTCTGACTCACGCTATACCCAGCATGAAACGTTTAACCAGCAAATTGCAATTGCCGATACCGTTGTTGGAAATAAGTTGGACTTATATCAAGACACTGATAAGGCCAACTTAATTGCTTACGTGAAACAACGAGGACAGACCAACACACGTGTTATTTTTACCCAGCATGGGGAAATACCCTTTTCAGCATTACAGGGCTCAACCTCCAGTTCATACCAAGCGTCCCTTCCCCATCATCACGCATCGGGTTCAAAACCACTTGTTTCAGAGGCTGACATACCGGCTTGCGGATTCTTAAAGGCCATCAATGAGGGTGAAGGATATAAAAGTATCGGCTGGCGCTTTTCTCCTCATAAGGTTTTTCAGCGCGAAAAATTACTGGTATTTTTAACCGGCTTGCAAGTCGAACGAATGAAGGCCGTTTTTATAACTGAGGCTGGTTTTTTTGCTTATAACCTTGCTAACGATACGTTAACAGAGATTGGACTGGACGAGTGCTTGGAAAGCCGTATTGAAATTATTTCTGACAGCCTCGATGACGCCTTAGAACCGCAGCTAATGGCTTGTATCGCCGATTGA
- the hisI gene encoding phosphoribosyl-AMP cyclohydrolase yields MKRDYFITLEQKSNNSLLALPEVIEQLAFNEQGLIPVITQDANTQSVLMFAWMNKEALAQTIATQRMTYWSRSRQQLWIKGETSGSWQKLLAMSLDCDGDVILCEVEQQGAACHTGRKSCFYLHVDVDSQHVRITDSNEL; encoded by the coding sequence TTGAAACGCGACTACTTTATCACCTTAGAGCAAAAAAGTAACAACAGTTTATTAGCATTACCTGAAGTTATAGAGCAACTTGCTTTTAACGAGCAAGGTTTAATTCCTGTTATTACTCAAGATGCAAACACCCAGTCGGTATTAATGTTCGCCTGGATGAATAAAGAGGCACTTGCACAGACAATTGCAACTCAGCGCATGACCTACTGGTCGAGAAGCCGTCAGCAGCTTTGGATTAAAGGTGAAACCAGTGGTAGCTGGCAAAAATTGCTAGCCATGTCGCTCGATTGTGATGGCGATGTTATTCTTTGTGAAGTCGAGCAACAAGGAGCTGCTTGCCATACCGGCCGCAAATCGTGTTTTTATTTGCACGTTGACGTTGATAGTCAGCACGTTAGGATCACTGACAGCAATGAGCTCTGA
- a CDS encoding MerC domain-containing protein, protein MKTTQVMTDKLAIGLSLLCTFHCLALPILLVLLPSMAALGLDNENFHLWMVVAVIPSSLYALTLGCKQHKRYQLFYLGAIGVALLILALALGEERIGESGEKTLTVLGACFVAIGHWFNYRLCNALDHENCACPNDKDSGVN, encoded by the coding sequence ATGAAAACAACACAAGTGATGACAGACAAACTAGCGATTGGTTTATCATTATTATGCACCTTCCATTGCTTAGCCCTACCGATTTTATTGGTTTTACTACCCAGTATGGCGGCACTGGGATTAGATAATGAGAACTTCCATCTATGGATGGTTGTGGCTGTCATTCCAAGCAGTCTTTACGCTTTAACCTTGGGCTGCAAACAGCACAAACGCTATCAACTGTTCTATTTAGGCGCAATTGGAGTGGCGCTACTCATCTTGGCCTTAGCTTTAGGAGAAGAGCGAATTGGTGAGTCAGGTGAAAAGACACTGACAGTTTTAGGCGCCTGCTTCGTTGCCATTGGCCATTGGTTTAATTACCGCCTTTGTAATGCACTAGACCATGAAAACTGCGCCTGCCCTAACGATAAAGATTCTGGTGTAAATTGA
- a CDS encoding Fur family transcriptional regulator, which produces MDNTDSILQSAERHCKDHGTRLTEKRKLVLTGLIQSEMALSAYELIAEVKKQYNQDLAAMSVYRILDFLESEKLVHKLKLANKYIACEHISCDHAHGVSQFLICGQCNKVKEINIKPATMAELQTTVDEAGFKLISPQFEMNCICADCLAHTA; this is translated from the coding sequence ATGGATAACACAGATAGCATCCTTCAATCTGCAGAACGTCATTGCAAAGATCACGGCACCCGATTGACGGAAAAAAGAAAGCTAGTTTTAACGGGGCTTATACAGTCTGAGATGGCTCTTTCCGCTTATGAATTAATCGCTGAGGTAAAGAAACAATACAATCAAGACCTTGCCGCCATGTCGGTTTATCGTATTTTAGATTTTCTAGAAAGTGAAAAACTGGTTCATAAGCTCAAATTAGCAAATAAGTACATCGCTTGCGAGCATATTAGCTGCGACCATGCTCATGGCGTGTCGCAATTTTTGATTTGCGGGCAATGTAATAAAGTTAAAGAAATCAACATTAAGCCAGCTACTATGGCGGAACTTCAAACGACCGTTGACGAAGCCGGATTCAAGCTTATCAGCCCCCAATTTGAAATGAACTGCATTTGTGCTGATTGTTTAGCACATACAGCCTAA
- a CDS encoding DUF2796 domain-containing protein, producing the protein MKNTLLKFVSFNLVFLSAAIQAEEARTNLDAHVHGVSELMVVAEENALEIQFKSPAMNLVGFEHQAKSSKDLKAVDKAASTLRQPEALFLMSDAHCKLINMSVDLSKIIDIDHQDNDHDRSSSNHKHEHNDNGKHHDENHSEIMVTYKYHCQDSTSLPSITVNLFEFFTGIEEINTMWINQTGQGGITLRHNNRTINF; encoded by the coding sequence ATGAAGAATACATTACTTAAGTTCGTTAGCTTTAATCTAGTTTTCCTAAGCGCTGCAATACAGGCTGAGGAAGCAAGGACGAACTTAGATGCACATGTTCATGGCGTATCTGAGCTAATGGTAGTGGCCGAAGAGAATGCGCTTGAAATTCAATTTAAATCACCCGCTATGAACCTCGTTGGTTTTGAGCATCAGGCGAAATCATCAAAAGACCTTAAGGCGGTTGATAAAGCTGCTTCAACGCTTCGTCAACCTGAGGCTCTTTTCTTAATGTCTGATGCCCATTGCAAGCTGATTAATATGTCTGTCGACCTATCCAAAATTATCGACATAGACCATCAGGATAATGATCATGACAGAAGTTCAAGTAACCATAAGCATGAACATAACGATAATGGGAAGCATCATGATGAGAACCACAGTGAAATAATGGTCACCTATAAATACCACTGTCAGGACAGCACTTCCCTGCCCTCAATAACCGTGAATTTATTTGAGTTTTTTACGGGTATTGAAGAAATAAATACCATGTGGATTAATCAAACAGGGCAAGGTGGGATAACACTCCGACACAATAACCGTACTATTAACTTTTAG
- a CDS encoding CBS domain-containing protein: protein MKDLAFYDTTPFDELAWPELNKQISLKSPALEIFTDFEKTQPMVINSSMSAIDAEKLMQTEHVRLKFVVNSNNHLLGVVSLEDLNSREILKRVSKGENREELSVTDFMRPRNKLKSFDYSDLAHASIKDVIGSLKNSGYRHCLVVDHKHHKIRGIISASDIARSLQLQINIKSDSSFVGIFKAIQH from the coding sequence ATGAAAGACTTAGCATTTTACGATACTACTCCCTTCGATGAATTAGCTTGGCCAGAGCTAAACAAACAAATTAGCTTGAAGTCACCAGCGCTCGAAATCTTCACCGATTTTGAAAAAACCCAACCGATGGTTATAAACTCCTCTATGTCTGCCATAGATGCTGAAAAACTCATGCAAACAGAACATGTTCGCTTAAAGTTTGTTGTTAATAGTAACAATCATTTATTAGGTGTCGTTAGTCTAGAGGACTTAAATAGCCGGGAAATACTTAAGCGTGTATCTAAAGGTGAAAACAGAGAAGAACTGTCTGTTACTGACTTTATGAGACCGAGAAATAAATTAAAGTCTTTTGATTATTCGGATCTGGCACACGCCTCTATTAAAGATGTTATTGGTAGCCTTAAAAACAGCGGTTACCGACACTGCCTGGTTGTGGACCATAAGCATCACAAAATTCGAGGAATCATTTCAGCCAGCGACATTGCTAGATCACTTCAATTACAGATAAACATTAAAAGTGACTCCAGTTTTGTTGGGATTTTTAAGGCCATTCAACATTAA
- the nhaD gene encoding sodium:proton antiporter NhaD — protein sequence MKILMILAALLLLITPCLAWSSSATYQPIDLTSTIVGYLSLLVFALAYTLVIFEEQLHLRKSKPVLLAAGLIWIMIAIAYKTHGYDHAAEIALRHNFLEYAELFFFLLVAMTYINAMIERKVFDALRGWLIDKGFSYKNLFWLTGTLAFFISPVADNLTTALIMCTVVLTVGKNAPKFVSISCISIVVGANAGGAFSPFGDITTLMVWQKGLLQFTEFFNLFIPSLVNYLVPAAIMSAFIPAGMPNSVDDNETLLIKRGGLTIVMLFALTILTAVCFHNFLHLPPAIGMMTGLAYLKFFSYYLKISEHSRNSPGFEERFQEGSKDNAQTDFREFDVFDKVAGAEWDTLFFFYGVIMAVGGLGFLGYLGLASEFIYGDLGPTTANVLLGLMSAIVDNIPVMFAVLTMSPDMSQGQWLLVTLTAGVGGSLLSIGSAAGVALMGQARGIYTFASHLKWAPVIALGYAASIYVHMWINAGLF from the coding sequence ATGAAAATACTTATGATACTAGCCGCTTTACTGCTGCTAATAACCCCCTGCCTTGCATGGTCCTCCTCAGCTACTTACCAACCGATAGACCTTACATCCACTATAGTTGGATATTTATCATTATTAGTTTTTGCTCTCGCCTACACACTAGTGATCTTTGAAGAGCAACTTCACTTACGTAAATCCAAACCGGTCTTATTGGCTGCTGGGCTCATCTGGATCATGATCGCAATCGCATACAAGACCCATGGGTATGATCATGCTGCAGAAATCGCCTTACGCCATAACTTTCTTGAATATGCCGAATTATTCTTCTTTTTATTGGTAGCAATGACCTATATAAACGCGATGATAGAGCGCAAAGTATTTGATGCGCTCCGTGGCTGGTTAATTGATAAAGGCTTCAGTTATAAAAACCTATTCTGGTTAACCGGTACCCTAGCCTTCTTTATATCACCGGTGGCAGACAATCTAACAACGGCACTTATCATGTGTACTGTTGTGCTTACCGTTGGCAAAAACGCTCCTAAATTTGTGTCTATTTCCTGCATCAGCATCGTTGTTGGTGCAAACGCAGGTGGTGCGTTCAGCCCGTTCGGCGACATCACCACGTTAATGGTGTGGCAAAAAGGCTTACTTCAATTTACTGAATTCTTTAATCTTTTTATACCATCACTGGTAAATTATTTAGTACCCGCAGCCATTATGAGTGCTTTCATCCCTGCTGGAATGCCTAACTCTGTCGATGATAATGAAACATTGCTTATTAAACGAGGCGGTCTAACTATTGTTATGCTTTTTGCATTAACCATTTTGACCGCTGTCTGCTTTCATAACTTCCTGCACCTACCTCCTGCCATTGGCATGATGACCGGTTTAGCCTACCTGAAATTTTTTAGTTATTACCTTAAAATTAGCGAGCATTCACGAAACTCACCAGGTTTTGAAGAAAGGTTTCAAGAAGGCAGTAAAGATAACGCACAGACTGATTTTCGTGAATTTGATGTTTTCGACAAGGTTGCAGGCGCTGAATGGGACACCCTATTCTTCTTCTATGGTGTGATCATGGCGGTAGGAGGGTTAGGCTTTCTTGGCTACCTAGGTCTGGCTTCCGAATTCATCTATGGCGACCTAGGACCAACTACCGCAAATGTATTACTGGGCCTTATGTCTGCCATTGTCGACAACATTCCAGTGATGTTTGCCGTTTTAACCATGTCGCCCGATATGTCTCAAGGTCAATGGTTACTGGTTACATTAACCGCTGGAGTTGGAGGAAGCTTATTATCAATTGGCTCTGCTGCAGGTGTTGCCCTAATGGGGCAAGCACGTGGTATCTATACATTTGCTTCACACCTTAAATGGGCACCTGTTATCGCTCTCGGTTACGCTGCCAGTATTTATGTGCATATGTGGATCAACGCGGGGCTTTTTTAA
- a CDS encoding dihydrodipicolinate synthase family protein has protein sequence MARRQDRLTVEDVNGAWAIIPTPAIETGDQWQTEDSVDYDEIARAVDGLIESGVDAIMSQGTFGEGATLTWEEKKKMMEVMVETSAGRVPIFVGVTTMNTRETIRQLRHARDIGADGTMLGLPMWQQIDVPAAVRFYQDVAEAVPEMAIAIYANPEAFKFDFPAPFWAQVANIPQVITCKYINIGQLHLHTMVSKKQIRFLPLEIDHADAAKMDPEFNTAFWSPLACTGPELTIHWRDSVREAAKTGDWSRPDELYPQMALALSSLFPPGGFAEFSKYNIQLEKARINAAGWMKAGPCRPPYMTAPEHYLEGAAKSGTGWAELNKKLLEGTL, from the coding sequence ATGGCTAGAAGACAAGACAGGTTAACAGTAGAAGATGTGAATGGTGCTTGGGCAATCATTCCTACACCAGCGATAGAAACTGGTGATCAATGGCAAACAGAAGACAGCGTTGATTATGACGAAATCGCTAGAGCTGTTGACGGCCTTATTGAATCTGGTGTTGACGCCATCATGAGTCAAGGAACTTTTGGAGAAGGCGCTACCCTTACTTGGGAAGAAAAGAAAAAAATGATGGAAGTCATGGTTGAAACTTCAGCCGGACGAGTACCTATCTTTGTTGGTGTTACAACAATGAATACTCGCGAGACTATTCGTCAATTACGTCATGCACGAGATATTGGTGCTGACGGAACAATGTTAGGCTTACCAATGTGGCAGCAAATTGATGTACCTGCAGCTGTTCGTTTCTATCAAGATGTTGCTGAAGCTGTGCCTGAAATGGCAATCGCTATTTACGCTAACCCAGAAGCATTTAAATTTGATTTCCCAGCTCCATTTTGGGCTCAAGTTGCTAACATTCCACAAGTCATCACTTGCAAGTACATAAATATTGGTCAACTACACTTGCACACGATGGTTTCAAAAAAGCAAATTAGATTTTTGCCACTAGAAATCGATCACGCAGATGCTGCTAAAATGGATCCAGAATTCAACACTGCTTTTTGGTCACCACTTGCTTGTACAGGCCCTGAGCTAACCATTCATTGGCGTGACAGTGTTAGAGAAGCGGCTAAAACAGGTGACTGGAGTAGACCAGACGAGCTTTACCCACAAATGGCATTAGCACTGTCTAGCTTATTCCCTCCTGGAGGCTTTGCTGAATTTTCTAAATATAACATTCAGTTAGAAAAAGCGCGTATTAATGCAGCTGGTTGGATGAAAGCAGGTCCATGCCGCCCTCCTTACATGACAGCACCTGAACACTACTTAGAAGGCGCCGCTAAATCTGGTACAGGTTGGGCTGAGTTAAATAAAAAATTACTTGAAGGCACGCTTTAA
- a CDS encoding alanine dehydrogenase, translating to MLMNIGIPKEIKTAEGRVALTPMACQELIAKGHRLYIEHQAGVLSGFDDDQYRQVGVIVCPTAQALYKAGDLIVKVKEPQEGDLQYLTPNHLLFCFLHLAANEELASKLSKIGLTAVGFESVRDNKQLPILKPMSEIAGKLSVQIGATLLHQYRGGSGLLLGGLQDDGVEKGQVLVLGAGSAGRQAALLARNIGANVSVYDKSLEALASVTQLDPLINPINNQEECLSLMATTNLLVAALHVPGKKAPHFINRSHLKLMMEGSVIVDISVDQGGCVETTRPTTYNEPTFVEEGVTHFCVANMPGAVPRTATQALSEVLPAYIHRFAQEEWSERDAVMKSAINVKAGKVLIDLL from the coding sequence ATGCTGATGAATATTGGTATTCCAAAAGAGATTAAAACAGCTGAAGGGCGTGTTGCATTAACGCCAATGGCTTGTCAGGAACTCATTGCGAAGGGGCACCGCCTTTATATTGAACATCAGGCTGGTGTTTTAAGCGGCTTTGATGATGACCAATATAGGCAAGTTGGTGTGATTGTTTGCCCTACAGCGCAAGCACTTTATAAGGCAGGCGATTTAATTGTAAAGGTAAAAGAGCCGCAAGAGGGGGACCTTCAATATTTAACACCTAATCACCTTCTTTTTTGTTTTCTTCACCTTGCTGCGAACGAAGAACTAGCGAGTAAATTATCAAAAATAGGCCTGACGGCTGTTGGTTTTGAATCGGTGCGAGATAATAAACAGCTGCCAATCCTTAAACCCATGAGTGAAATAGCCGGAAAACTATCTGTTCAGATAGGTGCTACTTTATTACATCAATACCGCGGTGGTTCTGGTTTATTGTTAGGCGGTTTGCAAGACGATGGTGTCGAAAAAGGGCAAGTATTGGTACTTGGGGCTGGTTCTGCTGGAAGGCAAGCAGCCTTATTAGCAAGAAATATAGGCGCGAATGTGTCTGTTTATGATAAGTCACTTGAGGCACTTGCATCAGTCACTCAACTGGATCCTTTAATTAACCCTATAAATAATCAAGAGGAATGTTTGTCGTTAATGGCTACCACAAACTTGTTAGTGGCTGCTTTGCATGTTCCCGGGAAGAAAGCGCCGCATTTTATTAACCGTTCCCATTTAAAATTAATGATGGAAGGTTCTGTCATTGTGGATATTTCAGTGGATCAAGGGGGATGTGTTGAAACAACTCGTCCGACAACGTATAACGAACCGACTTTTGTAGAGGAGGGAGTTACTCATTTTTGTGTGGCTAATATGCCAGGAGCTGTACCTAGAACGGCTACGCAAGCTCTTTCAGAAGTGTTACCCGCATATATTCATCGATTTGCACAAGAAGAGTGGTCTGAACGAGATGCGGTTATGAAATCGGCCATTAATGTCAAAGCAGGAAAAGTGCTTATTGACCTGCTTTAG
- the trxB gene encoding thioredoxin-disulfide reductase: MSDNSHHRLIILGSGPAGYTAAVYAARANLNPLLITGIEQGGQLMTTTEVDNWPGDVEGLQGPALMERMKQHAERFDTKIQFDHIHTTELQQRPFTLKGDAGTYTCDALIIATGASAKYLGLPSEEAFKGKGVSACATCDGFFYKNQRVAVIGGGNTAVEEALYLSNIAEHVTVIHRRDSFRSEKILSDKLMKKVADGNISVEWFNQLDEVLGDDMGVTGIRIKNTQDNSTKEIDLEGVFIAIGHSPNTQIFDGQLDMSHGYLHTERGSSGNATQTSIPGIFAAGDVADSIYRQAITSAGSGCMAALDAERFLDALEDA; encoded by the coding sequence ATGAGCGACAACTCACATCATCGATTAATTATTTTAGGGTCCGGCCCTGCAGGTTACACAGCTGCTGTATATGCTGCTAGAGCCAACCTAAACCCCTTATTAATCACCGGTATTGAACAAGGCGGCCAACTGATGACAACTACTGAAGTTGATAATTGGCCTGGTGATGTAGAAGGCTTGCAAGGCCCAGCTTTGATGGAAAGAATGAAGCAACACGCTGAACGCTTCGATACAAAAATTCAGTTTGACCATATCCATACTACCGAATTACAACAACGCCCATTCACTTTAAAGGGCGATGCAGGCACATACACTTGCGATGCCTTAATAATCGCCACCGGTGCTTCTGCAAAATATTTAGGCTTACCGTCTGAAGAAGCATTTAAAGGAAAAGGTGTTTCAGCATGTGCCACCTGTGATGGTTTTTTCTATAAGAACCAACGTGTTGCTGTTATCGGCGGCGGCAATACTGCCGTTGAAGAGGCACTTTACTTATCTAACATTGCAGAACACGTTACAGTTATTCATCGACGTGACTCATTTCGTTCGGAAAAAATCTTATCCGATAAATTAATGAAAAAAGTGGCCGATGGTAATATTTCAGTCGAATGGTTTAACCAATTAGATGAAGTACTCGGCGACGATATGGGTGTCACGGGTATTCGCATTAAAAACACTCAAGATAATAGTACGAAAGAGATTGACCTTGAAGGTGTTTTTATTGCCATCGGTCATTCACCTAACACTCAAATTTTTGACGGCCAATTAGATATGTCTCATGGGTACTTACATACTGAACGTGGCAGCTCAGGCAATGCAACACAAACCAGTATTCCAGGTATTTTTGCCGCTGGGGATGTCGCTGACTCTATATACAGGCAAGCCATTACATCGGCAGGCTCTGGTTGTATGGCTGCGCTTGACGCCGAGCGTTTTCTTGATGCTTTAGAGGATGCATAA
- the aat gene encoding leucyl/phenylalanyl-tRNA--protein transferase, translating to MLHWLDIENDAEPFPSLDYALEEPNGLLAAGGTLNPQRLLNAYRCGIFPWFDEDQPILWWSPDPRLVLKPDDLHISRSLKKCINKNLYSCTVDKAFNEVIVACSTSRKDQQGTWITDSMIDAYQTLFTLGHAHSVEVWADEKLVGGLYGVSIGQVFFGESMFSRLDNASKVGFAFLCKQLSQWEFQLIDCQVHSDHLERLGASTIPRKEFAEQLAVYCLKKPSTNAWLLS from the coding sequence ATGCTCCACTGGTTAGATATAGAAAATGATGCTGAACCATTTCCTTCTCTAGATTACGCATTAGAGGAGCCAAATGGCTTACTAGCAGCTGGGGGAACTTTAAACCCCCAGCGCTTACTAAATGCCTACCGTTGCGGTATCTTTCCTTGGTTTGATGAAGATCAGCCTATTCTTTGGTGGTCACCTGACCCTCGGTTAGTTTTAAAACCGGATGATCTACATATTTCTCGCAGCCTGAAAAAATGTATCAATAAAAATTTATATAGCTGCACCGTTGACAAGGCATTTAATGAGGTCATCGTGGCCTGCTCTACGAGTCGAAAGGATCAACAAGGCACTTGGATTACCGATTCAATGATTGATGCTTATCAAACTCTGTTTACTTTAGGTCACGCTCATTCAGTTGAAGTTTGGGCGGACGAAAAACTAGTTGGTGGTCTTTATGGTGTCAGCATTGGGCAGGTTTTTTTTGGCGAATCAATGTTCAGCCGGTTAGATAACGCATCCAAAGTGGGGTTTGCTTTTTTATGCAAACAGTTAAGTCAATGGGAGTTTCAGCTGATAGATTGCCAAGTCCACTCTGACCATCTAGAGCGATTGGGCGCATCAACCATACCGAGAAAAGAATTTGCTGAACAACTTGCAGTATATTGTCTAAAAAAACCGTCGACAAACGCGTGGTTACTTTCATGA